A window of the Brassica napus cultivar Da-Ae chromosome C5, Da-Ae, whole genome shotgun sequence genome harbors these coding sequences:
- the LOC106401209 gene encoding WD repeat-containing protein 44-like, producing the protein MSNHREEEEEEEEPFHDSLDRLVSSSSCSCSASNSDYDSESSPRISSHDPEEPDGGGGPRRRHHPFPVPRFPMGASRFDLWISEPASVSERRSKLLTEMGLNREPVRSRLKPVSDSGSDISRSISCNQLVRRDHGDCSETVGGSASFVVRSKSDCSVSQCSDRDRLYHHPPQGNSCSCFDSKLSHSEISITVSADSTDPLRLEGSSDCVLVDEEVEVCTIKNLDNGKQFVVNEIQEEGSTWKQVKEVGTDTQMTMEEFEMSVGHSPIVQELMRRQNVEDSDNNDNASTKTTKDDEESKYNNNNNNASKSKKKGSWFKSIKSVVTGHSKERRSSDDKDTSSERGGRRSSSATDDSQESSFHGPERVRVRQYGKSSKELTAMYKTQEIQAHNGSIWSIKFSLDGKYLASAGEDCVIHVWQVVEAEKRGELLLDRPELLLLANSNGSPEPTTMSPRRRGRSSVSRKSLSLENIYVPDSVFGLSDKPFCSFHGHLDDVLDLAWSKSQDLLSASMDKTVRLWSLSTHTCLKVFSHSDYVTCIQFNPVDDRYFISGSLDAKVRVWSIPDRQVVDWYDLHEMVTSACYTPDGQGALVGSYKGSCRLYSASDNKLQQKSQINLQNKKKKAHQKKITGFQFVPGSSSEVLVTSSDSRIRVVDGTDLVTKLKGFRNTSSQISASITADGKYVVSASEDSNVYIWKYESPASRPSKSNSSSNKNVTVTNSYEHFHSQDVSAAISWPGMASTESWGATQNRANNLDEVSTANHPPTPVDQPGTTTLDRLNSPRNGIISSATNGYFFDRMSATWPEEKLMFGRNRSGNRLSTDLSNSGNVSASWGMVIVTAGLRGEIRAFQNFGLPIRI; encoded by the exons ATGAGCAACCACCgcgaggaagaggaggaggaggaggagcccTTCCACGACTCTCTTGATCGCTtagtctcttcctcttcttgctcATGCTCCGCTTCCAACTCCGATTACGACTCCGAATCCTCCCCTCGGATCTCCTCTCATGACCCCGAAGAGCCAGACGGTGGTGGTGGTCCCCGCCGTCGTCACCACCCATTCCCCGTCCCTCGGTTCCCAATGGGCGCTTCAAGGTTCGACCTTTGGATCTCCGAGCCCGCCTCCGTCTCCGAGAGACGCTCTAAGCTTTTAACCGAAATGGGCCTAAACCGAGAACCGGTTCGCTCCCGGTTAAAGCCCGTTTCCGATTCCGGTTCTGACATTTCTCGATCGATCTCGTGTAATCAGTTGGTCCGGCGAGATCACGGAGATTGCTCCGAAACTGTCGGCGGCAGCGCTTCCTTCGTCGTGAGATCGAAGTCAGATTGTTCCGTTAGCCAATGCAGCGATCGTGACCGTCTTTATCATCATCCTCCTCAGGGTAATTCATGTTCTTGTTTTGACTCTAAGCTCTCGCATTCAGAGATCAGTATAACAGTTAGTGCTGATTCAACTGATCCCTTGCGGTTAGAAGGAAGTTCTGATTGTGTGTTAGTGGATGAGGAAGTGGAAGTGTGTACTATTAAGAATCTAGACAACGGGAAACAGTTTGTGGTGAACGAGATTCAAGAAGAGGGTAGTACATGGAAACAGGTGAAGGAAGTGGGGACCGACACGCAGATGACAATGGAGGAGTTTGAGATGTCTGTGGGACACTCTCCCATTGTTCAGGAGCTTATGAGAAGACAGAACGTGGAGGATTCTGATAACAACGACAACGCATCAACCAAAACAACAAAGGATGATGAAGAgagtaaatataataataataataataatgcatCAAAGTCTAAGAAGAAAGGAAGCTGGTTCAAGAGCATCAAGAGCGTTGTGACTGGTCACAGCAAAGAGAGACGAAGCAGCGACGATAAAGACACGTCATCGGAGAGAGGCGGTCGGAGGTCGAGCTCAGCTACGGATGACTCTCAGGAATCTTCTTTCCACGGGCCGGAGAGAGTTAGGGTCAGACAGTACGGGAAGTCTTCCAAAGAGCTCACGGCGATGTACAAGACGCAGGAGATTCAAGCGCATAACGGCTCTATCTGGAGCATTAAGTTTAGTTTGGATGGTAAGTATCTCGCTAGCGCCGGCGAGGACTGCGTCATTCATGTTTGGCAAGTGGTTGAGGCTGAGAAGAGAGGAGAGTTGTTGCTGGATAGACCGGAGCTGTTGCTTTTGGCTAATAGTAATGGATCTCCGGAACCGACTACTATGTCGCCGAGGAGAAGAGGGAGGAGTTCTGTGAGTAGAAAGTCGTTGAGTTTGGAGAACATATATGTTCCAGATTCTGTTTTTGGGCTCTCGGACAAACCCTTTTGCTCCTTTCATGGTCATCTGGATGATGTTCTTGATCTTGCTTGGTCCAAGTCTCAGGATTTGCTGTCTGCATCGATGGATAAGACAGTTCGTTTGTGGAGCTTGTCTACACACACTTGCTTGAAAGTATTCTCTCACAGTGATTATG TGACTTGCATTCAATTTAATCCGGTTGATGATAGATACTTCATCAGCGGTTCGTTAGATGCAAAAGTTCGCGTGTGGAGCATTCCGGATCGGCAAGTAGTTGACTGGTATGATCTTCACGAGATGGTCACTTCTGCTTGCTACACTCCAGACGGTCAG GGTGCGTTGGTTGGTTCATACAAAGGTAGCTGTCGTCTTTACAGTGCATCAG ATAACAAGCTGCAACAGAAAAGCCAGATAAATTtacagaacaagaagaagaaagctcaTCAGAAAAAGATAACTGGTTTCCAG TTTGTGCCTGGAAGCTCATCTGAAGTGCTAGTCACATCTTCGGACTCTCGGATCCGCGTTGTTGATGGAACTGATCTAGTTACCAAACTCAAag GGTTTCGAAACACGAGCAGCCAAATCTCCGCCTCAATAACAGCAGACGGCAAATACGTAGTGTCAGCGAGCGAGGATTCAAACGTGTACATATGGAAGTACGAATCCCCTGCTTCTCGACCAAGCAAGAgcaacagcagcagcaacaagaaCGTCACAGTCACAAACTCGTACGAGCATTTCCACAGCCAAGACGTCTCCGCAGCCATCTCATGGCCCGGGATGGCCTCAACAGAGTCTTGGGGAGCCACCCAAAACAGAGCCAACAACTTAGACGAAGTCTCCACAGCTAACCATCCACCCACACCTGTGGACCAGCCAGGGACAACAACTCTGGACCGACTCAACAGTCCACGTAACGGGATCATTTCGAGCGCCACAAACGGATACTTCTTCGATAGAATGTCAGCGACTTGGcctgaggagaagctgatgttTGGGAGGAACAGAAGTGGGAACCGTCTGAGTACGGATTTGTCTAACTCAGGGAACGTGTCGGCTTCTTGGGGGATGGTGATAGTCACTGCAGGTTTGAGAGGAGAGATTAGAGCGTTTCAGAACTTTGGTTTGCCCATAAGGAtttga